In Alkalihalobacillus sp. FSL W8-0930, a single window of DNA contains:
- a CDS encoding PTS mannitol-specific transporter subunit IIBC, producing the protein MAEKTSIRSKVQKFGSNLSSMIMPNIGAFIAWGIITAISAGVISYYGEGSSQAESISFLNTMVGPMITYLLPLLIAFTGGRMIHDFRGGVVGATAAMGVIAATDVPMFIGAMIMGPLGGYLIKKVDQALDGKVRQGFEMLVNNFSAGILAAILACFGSLAVAPLVSGLTTVMGLGAQAIIERNLLPLASIFIEPAKVMFLNNAINHGILTPISIEQVRETGKSIFYLLEANPGPGFGVLLAFMIFGKGASKASSYGAGVIHFFGGIHEIYFPYVLMKPLMFLAVIFGGMTGVFVFDLLNVGLVSPASPGSIIPIFALAYPGDRLSVLLGVLAATAVSFAIASLILKLDRKGEDDIAEATGKMEAMKGKKSSVSSSLTASEATEGHTNSYAHVNKIVFACDAGMGSSAMGASIMRDRVKKANLDTEVTNTSISNIPDDADLVITHKDLTDRAKTKKGDAIHVSVDNFMNSPRYNEIIEELKNSHGETAETSEVSTGQKAKEDIQKIIFACDAGMGSSAMGASILKNKVKKANLDVAVSNTSISNIPDDADVVVTHKDLTERAKTKQPNAEHISVENFMNSPKYDELIDRLK; encoded by the coding sequence ATGGCAGAAAAGACCAGCATTCGTTCAAAGGTTCAAAAGTTCGGTAGTAATCTTAGTAGCATGATTATGCCGAATATCGGTGCATTTATTGCATGGGGGATTATTACTGCGATTAGTGCAGGGGTCATTTCCTATTATGGTGAAGGCAGCTCGCAGGCCGAGTCCATTTCATTTTTAAATACAATGGTAGGCCCAATGATCACTTATCTTCTACCACTGCTAATAGCTTTTACTGGTGGTCGAATGATTCACGATTTCCGAGGTGGGGTTGTTGGTGCAACCGCAGCAATGGGGGTTATCGCTGCAACAGATGTTCCAATGTTTATTGGAGCAATGATCATGGGTCCACTAGGTGGGTATTTAATTAAAAAGGTTGACCAAGCGCTTGATGGAAAAGTAAGACAAGGATTTGAAATGCTTGTTAATAACTTTTCAGCAGGTATTTTAGCTGCAATTTTAGCATGTTTCGGATCGTTAGCTGTTGCACCACTTGTTTCAGGTTTAACAACAGTAATGGGACTAGGAGCGCAAGCAATCATTGAGCGTAACTTACTTCCTTTAGCAAGTATCTTCATCGAACCTGCTAAAGTTATGTTCTTAAATAATGCCATTAACCATGGAATTCTCACACCAATCTCTATTGAACAAGTTAGAGAGACCGGGAAGTCAATTTTCTACTTGCTTGAAGCTAACCCAGGTCCTGGTTTTGGTGTACTACTCGCATTTATGATCTTTGGTAAAGGTGCTTCAAAAGCATCGTCTTACGGAGCTGGTGTGATTCACTTCTTCGGAGGGATTCATGAAATCTATTTCCCTTATGTTCTAATGAAACCACTTATGTTCTTAGCTGTCATTTTTGGTGGTATGACGGGTGTATTCGTTTTTGATTTGTTAAATGTAGGTCTTGTAAGTCCTGCATCGCCAGGTAGTATTATCCCAATCTTCGCATTAGCATATCCTGGTGACAGACTTAGCGTTCTTCTAGGTGTACTCGCAGCCACAGCCGTATCATTCGCTATCGCATCTCTAATTCTTAAACTCGATCGCAAAGGCGAAGACGACATTGCCGAAGCAACAGGAAAAATGGAAGCAATGAAAGGCAAAAAGAGCAGTGTTTCTTCTTCTCTAACAGCTTCTGAAGCAACAGAAGGACATACTAACTCTTACGCTCATGTAAACAAAATTGTTTTTGCATGTGATGCAGGAATGGGATCAAGTGCGATGGGTGCTTCGATCATGCGTGACCGAGTGAAGAAAGCAAATCTTGATACTGAAGTAACAAATACGTCAATCTCAAACATACCGGATGATGCAGATCTAGTCATTACTCACAAAGACTTAACAGATCGTGCAAAGACTAAAAAAGGCGACGCAATCCACGTTTCCGTTGATAATTTCATGAATAGTCCACGCTACAATGAAATCATTGAAGAGCTAAAGAATAGTCATGGTGAAACAGCAGAGACATCAGAAGTGAGTACTGGTCAAAAAGCAAAAGAGGATATTCAAAAGATCATCTTCGCATGTGATGCAGGAATGGGATCAAGTGCAATGGGTGCTTCTATCCTTAAAAATAAAGTAAAGAAAGCAAATCTTGATGTGGCTGTTTCAAACACGTCCATTTCAAACATTCCAGATGATGCGGATGTCGTTGTCACTCATAAGGATTTAACAGAACGAGCAAAGACTAAGCAGCCTAATGCTGAGCATATCTCTGTTGAAAACTTTATGAATAGCCCTAAGTATGATGAGTTAATTGATCGCTTAAAATAA
- a CDS encoding iron-sulfur cluster assembly accessory protein, whose translation MITLTDAAVGHIKEMMKAEEDHSLMLRVGVKGGGCSGLSYGMGFDNEQAPEDQKFEINGLSVLVDEESAPVIKGLVIDYKQNMMGGGFTIDNPNAIASCGCGTSFRTATNAGTPGDC comes from the coding sequence ATGATTACATTAACAGATGCAGCGGTTGGGCATATTAAAGAGATGATGAAAGCCGAAGAAGACCATTCGTTGATGCTACGCGTAGGCGTAAAAGGTGGCGGATGTAGCGGTCTTTCCTATGGCATGGGCTTTGATAATGAACAGGCTCCTGAAGATCAAAAGTTCGAAATTAACGGATTGTCCGTTTTGGTTGATGAAGAAAGCGCACCGGTCATTAAAGGTTTGGTTATTGATTATAAACAAAACATGATGGGTGGAGGATTCACTATTGATAATCCAAATGCCATTGCATCATGTGGTTGCGGTACATCATTCAGAACAGCTACAAATGCTGGAACACCAGGCGATTGCTAA
- the mqnE gene encoding aminofutalosine synthase MqnE has translation MSILLTDTKLEGIKEKVLHGERLTIEDGLYLYETPDLLGVAQLANQVNLKKNGDNVYFIQNMYINPTNVCEASCSFCGFKRKPGQEGAYTMDSEALLNYVGERWNENIREFHIVGGHNVEVGFEYYLDTIRTLKKHYPSATVKAYTGAEIEFFSRISGLSMKGVLEELIKAGLDTLPGGGAEILTENYRAKMSPDKASTDQWLEAHEIAHSLGLRTHATMLYGSIESTEERLIHMDRVRQLQDRTNGFMVFIPLAMQPRSVKASLKRRTSAFDDMRTLAISRLMLDNFDHIKAYWINIGVQLTQMALTFGSSDIHGTLIEERISHSVGALTSSGITRDELIHLIKSANKTPIERDTFYNVIKTY, from the coding sequence ATGAGTATATTGTTAACTGATACAAAGCTTGAAGGTATCAAAGAGAAGGTCTTGCACGGCGAACGTTTAACAATTGAGGATGGTCTATATTTATATGAAACACCTGATCTACTTGGAGTCGCACAGCTTGCAAACCAAGTGAATCTAAAGAAAAACGGAGATAATGTCTACTTTATTCAAAACATGTACATTAATCCAACAAACGTATGTGAAGCTTCTTGTAGCTTCTGCGGATTTAAGCGTAAGCCTGGACAGGAAGGCGCTTATACAATGGATTCAGAAGCTCTTCTAAACTATGTTGGCGAACGTTGGAACGAAAACATTCGCGAGTTTCATATTGTTGGTGGGCATAATGTCGAGGTAGGATTTGAATACTATCTTGATACGATTCGCACATTGAAAAAGCATTATCCTTCCGCAACAGTTAAAGCTTACACTGGAGCTGAGATTGAATTCTTTTCTCGTATTTCTGGTCTTAGCATGAAGGGTGTGCTGGAGGAGTTAATCAAAGCAGGTCTTGATACACTTCCTGGTGGTGGAGCAGAGATCTTAACTGAAAACTACCGTGCGAAGATGAGCCCTGATAAAGCGTCTACCGATCAATGGCTTGAAGCCCATGAGATCGCACATTCGTTAGGATTACGTACACATGCAACGATGCTATATGGTTCGATTGAATCAACGGAAGAACGCTTGATTCATATGGATCGTGTTCGTCAATTGCAGGATCGTACTAATGGGTTTATGGTATTCATTCCACTCGCGATGCAGCCTCGTAGTGTGAAAGCAAGCTTAAAACGCAGAACATCTGCATTTGATGACATGCGCACACTTGCTATCAGCCGTCTAATGCTTGATAACTTTGATCATATCAAAGCATACTGGATCAACATTGGTGTTCAATTAACACAAATGGCGCTGACATTTGGTTCTAGTGATATTCACGGAACATTAATTGAAGAACGCATTTCCCACTCTGTTGGTGCATTGACTTCATCAGGTATTACGCGCGATGAATTAATCCACTTAATTAAGAGTGCGAACAAAACACCAATCGAGCGTGACACGTTCTATAATGTGATTAAGACTTACTAA
- the dapF gene encoding diaminopimelate epimerase, whose product MKFTKMHGLGNSYIYIDLFKESIKEEAMPKLAIQLADKNRGIGSDGMILIGPSDVAKVSMRVFNNDGSEAMNCGNGLRCVAKFAYEHGYVDETVFTIETKGGLVEATVHPDENNQVPTVTVNMGKPRLSRSEIPMIGAAVDQVISETIDLGELSVDVTAVSMGNPHAVIFTEDIHTIPLMQVGPSLEKHERFPEWVNVEYVQVLNEDELHFRVWERGTGITQACGTGACAAVVASVLNGHSSRNKQVTVHLLGGDLFITWLDNGDVLMNGAAETIFEGEWILK is encoded by the coding sequence ATGAAATTTACGAAAATGCATGGTTTAGGTAACAGCTATATTTATATCGATTTGTTCAAAGAGTCTATTAAAGAAGAAGCAATGCCTAAGCTTGCCATTCAATTGGCTGATAAGAACCGGGGCATTGGGTCTGATGGCATGATTTTAATTGGTCCCTCAGATGTTGCAAAGGTGAGTATGCGTGTATTTAACAATGATGGGTCTGAAGCCATGAACTGTGGGAATGGGTTACGTTGTGTGGCAAAGTTTGCATATGAGCATGGGTATGTTGACGAAACGGTATTTACTATTGAAACAAAAGGTGGGCTGGTTGAAGCAACCGTTCATCCAGATGAGAACAATCAAGTCCCAACCGTGACGGTAAATATGGGCAAACCGAGACTGAGTCGATCTGAGATTCCAATGATTGGGGCGGCTGTTGATCAAGTGATTAGTGAAACGATTGATCTTGGCGAGTTAAGTGTAGATGTCACAGCGGTATCGATGGGAAATCCTCATGCCGTTATTTTTACAGAGGACATTCATACCATTCCCTTAATGCAGGTAGGACCATCACTTGAAAAGCATGAGCGTTTTCCGGAGTGGGTAAATGTTGAGTATGTACAAGTATTAAACGAAGATGAGCTTCACTTCAGAGTCTGGGAACGTGGTACAGGGATTACGCAAGCATGTGGAACTGGAGCGTGTGCAGCAGTTGTCGCTTCTGTCTTAAACGGCCACTCATCTCGAAATAAACAAGTAACTGTGCACTTATTAGGTGGAGATTTATTTATTACCTGGTTAGATAATGGAGACGTCTTAATGAATGGGGCAGCTGAAACCATTTTTGAAGGCGAATGGATTTTAAAATAA
- a CDS encoding YuzB family protein, producing MRPIIEFCFSNLASVSQSAMEQLEKDPNLDIVDYGCLSHCGACAMEPFALVNGEYVSGETADELVTNIYVFLEENPMF from the coding sequence ATGAGACCAATCATAGAGTTCTGTTTCAGCAATTTAGCAAGTGTCTCACAAAGTGCGATGGAACAGCTTGAAAAAGATCCTAATTTAGATATTGTTGATTACGGGTGCTTAAGTCATTGTGGGGCCTGTGCGATGGAGCCATTTGCTCTTGTGAATGGCGAGTACGTCTCCGGTGAAACAGCCGATGAGCTCGTTACAAATATATATGTATTTCTTGAAGAGAACCCAATGTTCTAA
- a CDS encoding NAD(P)/FAD-dependent oxidoreductase — protein sequence MEKLVILGAGYGGMRVMQRLLPNDLPDHVEITLIDRLPYHCLKTEYYALAAGTAADHHLRVAFPEDSRLKVKYANIESVELEDKTIVLDSGESVPFDKLIIGLGCEDKYHGVPGAKENAYSIQTMEATRKTYEALNNVRPEGVVSIVGGGLSGVELASELRESRPDLTIKLFDRGEMILSSFPKKLSTYVQGWFEDHGVEIVNKSNITKVEPNAIYNHDERIDVDAVIWTAGIQPVKVVRELDVAFDSSGRVELTPQHFLPGNEDVFVVGDCASLPHAPSAQLAEGQAEQIVQILKAQWNNETLPAELPKIKLKGVLGSLGKKHGFGLMGERTLLGRVPRVLKSGVLWMYKYHSG from the coding sequence ATGGAAAAACTAGTTATACTTGGAGCTGGGTATGGCGGTATGCGTGTTATGCAACGCCTTCTGCCTAATGACCTGCCTGACCATGTTGAAATTACCTTGATTGACCGCTTGCCGTATCACTGCTTAAAAACAGAATACTATGCTCTTGCTGCAGGAACAGCTGCAGACCATCATCTGCGTGTAGCCTTTCCAGAAGACTCTCGCTTAAAAGTGAAATATGCAAATATCGAATCTGTTGAACTTGAGGATAAAACCATTGTTCTTGATAGCGGAGAATCCGTTCCATTTGATAAATTGATCATCGGTCTCGGATGCGAGGACAAGTACCACGGTGTTCCTGGCGCAAAGGAAAATGCCTATAGCATTCAAACAATGGAAGCCACTCGCAAAACCTATGAAGCCCTAAACAACGTCCGCCCTGAAGGCGTCGTATCCATTGTCGGAGGTGGATTGAGCGGAGTCGAGCTAGCCAGTGAGCTTCGTGAAAGCCGACCAGACCTTACAATTAAGCTTTTTGACCGCGGCGAAATGATCCTATCCTCCTTCCCTAAAAAGCTTAGTACCTACGTACAAGGCTGGTTCGAGGATCACGGGGTAGAGATCGTAAACAAATCAAACATCACCAAAGTAGAGCCAAATGCCATCTATAATCACGATGAACGAATTGATGTTGATGCCGTCATTTGGACAGCAGGAATTCAGCCTGTCAAAGTGGTTCGCGAATTGGACGTCGCTTTTGACTCCTCTGGACGTGTCGAACTAACACCACAACACTTCCTCCCTGGAAACGAAGACGTTTTCGTAGTAGGTGACTGTGCGAGCCTGCCTCATGCACCAAGTGCTCAACTCGCAGAAGGGCAGGCCGAGCAAATCGTTCAAATCCTAAAGGCTCAATGGAACAACGAAACCTTACCAGCAGAGCTACCAAAAATAAAATTAAAAGGAGTCCTTGGCTCCCTAGGCAAAAAGCACGGCTTCGGCCTAATGGGCGAACGCACATTGCTCGGACGAGTACCGCGCGTCCTTAAAAGTGGTGTGCTTTGGATGTACAAGTATCACTCCGGTTGA
- a CDS encoding transposase — protein MTKKYSLDYREYVAKLIIEEGKKASDMAYELEVHVSSIHRWVQDYKKKQEKPNSGDYLTPSEVEKLKKHHEKEMLSLREENEILKKAMHIFTQKPK, from the coding sequence ATGACGAAAAAGTATTCCCTTGATTATCGTGAGTATGTGGCGAAGTTAATCATCGAAGAAGGTAAAAAGGCGAGCGACATGGCGTATGAATTGGAAGTTCATGTGTCCTCCATCCACCGCTGGGTTCAAGATTATAAGAAGAAACAAGAAAAGCCAAATTCAGGTGATTATTTGACGCCGTCCGAAGTGGAAAAGTTAAAAAAGCATCATGAAAAGGAAATGCTCTCTCTTCGAGAGGAGAACGAGATCTTAAAAAAGGCCATGCACATCTTCACGCAAAAGCCCAAATAA
- a CDS encoding IS3 family transposase: protein MDAHQDEHSIVKMCSVLQVSTSGFYKWKAKLRGGKTESEKRKANLKKKISQSFHESLATYGSPRVHQDLIEWGYVISQKTVARYMQEMKVSAKPKARYVVTTDSTHTLHVYPNLLKRVFEAAYPNAIWVTDITYVRTLEGWLYVASIMDLFSRKIVGLNMSNSMGKDLVLHALERAIATRRPPEGLIHHSDRGSQYCSNEYIEVLTQAKATISMSRKGDPYDNACIESFHATIKRELIYRFRFQTRNEAMKSIHHYIYSRYNETRRHSTLNYQSPNQFERTYAKRINHDSQKTIS, encoded by the coding sequence ATGGATGCTCATCAAGATGAACATTCCATTGTGAAGATGTGTTCAGTCCTTCAAGTCTCGACCAGTGGATTCTACAAGTGGAAAGCCAAGCTACGTGGTGGGAAAACAGAGAGTGAAAAACGTAAAGCGAACTTAAAAAAGAAGATTAGTCAGTCGTTCCATGAGAGCTTGGCCACGTACGGAAGTCCTCGTGTCCATCAGGATTTAATCGAATGGGGCTATGTGATTTCGCAGAAAACGGTGGCGCGATATATGCAAGAAATGAAGGTCAGCGCAAAACCTAAAGCTAGATATGTCGTCACAACGGATTCTACGCACACTCTACATGTGTATCCCAATCTGCTGAAGCGAGTGTTTGAAGCTGCGTACCCAAATGCCATATGGGTAACAGATATTACGTATGTCCGGACTTTAGAGGGCTGGTTATACGTCGCATCCATTATGGACCTGTTTTCCCGAAAAATTGTGGGCTTGAATATGAGTAACTCTATGGGAAAAGACCTTGTGTTACACGCTCTTGAGCGTGCGATAGCGACTAGACGCCCCCCGGAGGGGCTTATCCATCACTCTGATCGAGGATCTCAATATTGTTCGAACGAGTACATTGAGGTACTGACTCAAGCGAAAGCCACCATAAGCATGAGCCGAAAAGGCGATCCTTATGACAATGCGTGTATTGAATCGTTTCACGCAACCATTAAAAGAGAACTTATTTATCGCTTTCGATTTCAAACAAGAAACGAGGCGATGAAATCTATTCATCATTATATTTATAGTCGATACAATGAAACGAGAAGGCATTCCACTTTGAACTATCAATCCCCGAACCAATTTGAGAGAACCTATGCCAAAAGGATTAATCATGACTCGCAAAAAACAATTAGTTAG
- a CDS encoding YuzD family protein, with product MRTIGIQLTIYGAVQKCASCVHLPSAIETKEWLEAALNRKFPNADLDVHYVDIEQPTDNEEHQSFSEAILNDEYFYPLLVLNGEVIAEGNPNLKSVSAKVEAAM from the coding sequence GTGAGAACGATCGGAATTCAACTAACGATATATGGAGCAGTACAAAAGTGCGCAAGCTGCGTACACTTACCGAGCGCCATTGAAACAAAAGAATGGCTAGAGGCCGCACTCAACCGCAAATTCCCGAATGCAGACCTAGACGTTCACTACGTAGACATTGAACAACCCACTGATAACGAAGAGCACCAATCCTTTTCAGAAGCGATCTTAAACGACGAATACTTCTACCCTCTCCTTGTATTAAACGGTGAGGTCATTGCAGAAGGAAACCCCAATTTAAAATCAGTCTCAGCCAAAGTCGAAGCCGCGATGTAG
- a CDS encoding NifU family protein, protein METSTDMLEEVQEVLEKLRPFLLRDGGDVELVGIEDGIVRVRLLGACGSCPSSTITLKAGIERALLEEVPGVKELEQVF, encoded by the coding sequence ATGGAAACAAGTACTGATATGTTAGAAGAAGTACAAGAAGTATTGGAGAAGCTTCGTCCTTTTTTACTTCGTGACGGTGGAGATGTTGAGTTAGTAGGTATTGAAGACGGGATTGTTCGTGTTCGTCTACTAGGCGCTTGCGGTTCTTGCCCAAGTTCAACGATTACACTTAAGGCGGGTATCGAACGCGCGCTTCTTGAGGAAGTACCTGGAGTAAAAGAGCTAGAGCAAGTATTTTAA
- a CDS encoding transcriptional regulator SplA domain-containing protein: MLNVNNLYEGQSVYIIYRNPHTPTVATIQEATIARDPMDPSVLSLLLYDYYHSIEEDDAIFASYEAAEQMFDQFMM; this comes from the coding sequence TTGTTAAACGTTAATAACCTTTATGAAGGTCAATCTGTCTATATCATTTATAGAAACCCTCACACACCAACTGTTGCAACCATTCAGGAGGCGACGATTGCACGAGATCCAATGGATCCATCTGTCTTATCATTGCTTCTATATGATTATTACCATTCCATTGAAGAAGATGATGCCATCTTTGCAAGCTACGAAGCAGCAGAGCAAATGTTTGACCAATTTATGATGTAA
- the thrB gene encoding homoserine kinase: MSTQSFQIKVPGSTANLGPGFDSIGLAVSRYLELEVTRAAEWNFSSDSKDLKGIPTGVDNLVCKVAKQTAEQLNSSLPPCHVKMTSNIPLARGLGSSAAAIVAGIELACYFSDEEVTPEQKTRFASLWEGHPDNVAASLYGGLVIGTHHQDWTRVVQAGVPEIDLVFLIPTEEVLTKTARGVLPAALNFSDAVQAGSVGNVLTAAALTGDWELVGEMMARDLYHQPYRKQLIPLMDEVITFAETQEDIYGAALSGAGPTILCITKEGMGAQVAQTLTKAFKGIEVDVLKPSKDGVQLIIEN, encoded by the coding sequence ATGAGCACACAATCGTTTCAAATAAAGGTCCCAGGGAGCACAGCTAACCTGGGACCAGGCTTTGATTCCATTGGGCTCGCTGTTAGTCGTTACCTTGAACTTGAGGTCACACGTGCCGCCGAGTGGAATTTCTCATCGGATTCAAAGGATTTAAAGGGAATTCCTACGGGTGTAGATAATTTAGTGTGCAAAGTAGCGAAGCAGACGGCTGAACAATTAAACAGCAGTCTTCCGCCTTGTCATGTAAAAATGACTAGCAATATTCCGCTGGCACGAGGACTAGGTAGCAGTGCAGCGGCCATTGTCGCTGGCATTGAGCTCGCTTGTTACTTCTCCGATGAAGAGGTGACACCAGAGCAAAAAACTCGTTTTGCAAGCCTTTGGGAGGGCCACCCTGATAACGTAGCAGCCTCTTTGTATGGTGGCTTAGTTATTGGAACCCATCATCAAGACTGGACCAGGGTCGTTCAAGCTGGAGTACCTGAAATTGACTTAGTATTTCTTATTCCAACTGAAGAAGTCCTCACAAAAACCGCTCGCGGCGTACTTCCAGCGGCACTCAACTTTTCGGACGCTGTTCAAGCAGGTAGTGTTGGAAATGTACTAACAGCCGCAGCACTCACAGGGGATTGGGAACTTGTTGGTGAAATGATGGCTCGTGATCTATACCATCAACCTTACCGAAAACAGTTGATTCCACTCATGGATGAGGTCATTACATTTGCCGAAACCCAGGAGGATATCTACGGAGCCGCCTTAAGCGGAGCGGGTCCAACCATTCTTTGTATCACAAAAGAAGGAATGGGTGCCCAAGTAGCTCAGACTTTAACAAAAGCATTTAAGGGTATTGAAGTCGATGTACTAAAGCCATCTAAGGACGGCGTTCAACTAATCATAGAAAATTAG
- the thrC gene encoding threonine synthase: MSKWNGLIKEYAEFLQVSEETPALSLSEGNTPLVPLERLSKEWGVDIHVKYEGANPTGSFKDRGMVMAVAKAKEEGSKAIICASTGNTSAAAAAYGARAGLRCIVVIPEGKIALGKLAQAVMYGAEVLEIQGNFDHALDIVRSISEVEPITLVNSVNPYRIEGQKTAAFEVCDALGQAPDVLCIPVGNAGNITAYWKGFKEYHEAKGTGLPQMRGFEAEGAAAIVRNEVIEDPETIATAIRIGNPASWDKAVNAVEESNGKIDFVTDEEIIEAYQTLATKEGVFCEPASAASLAGLKKQIDSGEIKQGSKVVCVLTGNGLKDPATAIDSVKVKPTLLPNEKDAFLAHLKQGVTQ, translated from the coding sequence ATGAGTAAATGGAATGGTCTTATTAAAGAATACGCAGAATTTTTACAGGTATCGGAGGAAACTCCTGCACTTTCATTGTCAGAGGGAAATACACCGCTTGTTCCACTTGAGCGATTATCCAAAGAGTGGGGAGTAGACATTCACGTAAAATACGAGGGTGCCAATCCAACGGGCTCGTTTAAAGACAGAGGAATGGTTATGGCAGTAGCTAAAGCAAAAGAAGAGGGCAGTAAAGCTATTATCTGTGCTTCTACCGGTAATACATCTGCTGCTGCAGCGGCATATGGTGCTCGTGCAGGACTGCGTTGTATCGTTGTTATCCCAGAGGGCAAAATTGCGCTTGGTAAGCTCGCTCAAGCTGTTATGTATGGGGCTGAAGTTCTTGAAATTCAAGGAAACTTTGATCACGCGCTTGATATCGTTCGTTCAATCAGTGAGGTAGAGCCAATTACCCTTGTAAACTCTGTGAATCCTTACCGCATTGAAGGGCAAAAAACAGCAGCCTTTGAAGTGTGTGATGCACTCGGACAAGCGCCAGATGTGTTATGTATTCCAGTTGGGAATGCAGGCAATATCACAGCATACTGGAAAGGCTTTAAAGAATACCACGAAGCAAAAGGAACAGGACTTCCACAAATGAGAGGCTTTGAAGCAGAAGGTGCAGCAGCGATCGTTCGTAACGAAGTAATTGAAGATCCGGAAACCATTGCTACAGCCATTCGGATTGGGAATCCAGCAAGCTGGGATAAAGCAGTTAATGCAGTAGAGGAATCAAACGGTAAAATTGATTTTGTGACAGATGAAGAAATCATTGAAGCCTACCAGACGCTTGCTACAAAAGAAGGTGTCTTTTGTGAACCCGCCTCAGCCGCTTCACTAGCAGGACTGAAAAAACAAATCGATTCCGGCGAAATTAAGCAAGGATCTAAAGTTGTTTGTGTATTAACAGGAAACGGTCTTAAGGACCCTGCAACGGCCATCGACAGTGTGAAAGTAAAGCCTACCCTTTTACCGAATGAAAAAGACGCATTCCTTGCTCATTTAAAACAAGGTGTGACTCAATAA